In Thermodesulfobacteriota bacterium, a single genomic region encodes these proteins:
- a CDS encoding PAS domain S-box protein — MTDEKQDRVEDKYRALFDQSVEGIYLHDLDGRILDVNRMACLQSGYSREELLGLTVFDLHGDRTNQDDILAQWRQWDDGHRFTVEGEHLHKNGSVYPVEISTGRIRHGDRDLLLAIVRDITERKRIEHQLRESEARFRALFNNAAEGILVADLETRQFVYANPAICRMLGYTEQELTLLGLKDIHPPESLAHTISEFEAQARGEKTLAPDIACRRKDGSVIYADINTARVDLNGREHNIGLFSDVTERRNAERERLRRQKLESLGTIAGGIAHDFNNLLMGVFGNIEMARMGLPDSHPSGRYLDNAGGALERARRLTGQLLTFARGGDPVREVVDVREMVREAVSFHLSGSNVLPHFDLPPDLWPVRADKGQIGQVLANLIINAVQAMPAGGCLHVSAVNMDNPGESRALSPSGPWVRLSIRDEGTGIPAKIIDRIFDPYFTTKQNGSGLGLAVAHGVITRHGGLIRVDSTPDVGTIFTIFFPADPAAAIESPRQVSRAEEPAGRKPRRILFMDDNEAIRKLGVSMLNTFGHSVEVSRDGQDAVAQYTATMEQGSPFDLVILDLTVPGGMGGREAVQKILAVDPGARAIVSSGYSSDPVLSNYRDYGFAGGLVKPFTMAALEAELTRVLADD, encoded by the coding sequence TTGACAGACGAAAAGCAAGACAGAGTCGAAGACAAATACCGTGCCCTGTTCGATCAGTCCGTGGAGGGGATCTATCTTCACGATCTGGACGGCCGCATCCTGGACGTCAACCGCATGGCCTGCCTCCAGTCCGGATACAGCCGGGAGGAACTGCTGGGGCTGACCGTTTTTGACCTTCACGGGGACAGAACCAACCAGGATGATATTCTGGCCCAGTGGCGGCAATGGGACGACGGCCACCGGTTCACGGTCGAGGGCGAGCACCTCCATAAGAACGGATCGGTTTATCCGGTGGAAATCTCTACCGGCCGCATCCGGCATGGAGACCGGGACCTCCTGCTGGCCATTGTCAGGGATATTACCGAACGCAAGCGGATCGAGCATCAACTGCGGGAAAGCGAAGCCCGTTTCCGGGCGCTGTTTAACAATGCCGCCGAAGGCATCCTGGTGGCGGACCTTGAGACCCGGCAGTTTGTCTATGCCAATCCGGCCATCTGCCGGATGCTGGGATACACGGAGCAGGAACTCACGCTTCTGGGTTTAAAGGACATTCATCCGCCGGAGAGCCTGGCCCATACCATTTCCGAATTCGAAGCCCAGGCCCGCGGAGAGAAAACACTTGCTCCGGACATCGCCTGCCGGCGAAAGGACGGCAGCGTCATTTACGCCGATATCAACACGGCCCGGGTGGATTTAAACGGCCGGGAGCACAATATCGGCCTGTTTTCCGACGTCACCGAACGCCGCAACGCCGAAAGGGAACGGCTGCGCCGGCAGAAACTGGAAAGCCTGGGCACCATCGCCGGCGGTATCGCCCACGACTTCAATAACCTGCTCATGGGCGTGTTCGGCAATATCGAAATGGCCCGGATGGGCCTGCCGGACAGCCACCCCTCCGGGCGCTATCTGGACAACGCCGGCGGCGCCCTGGAGCGGGCCCGGCGCCTGACCGGACAACTGCTGACCTTTGCCCGGGGCGGCGATCCCGTACGGGAGGTCGTGGATGTCCGGGAAATGGTCAGAGAGGCGGTTTCTTTTCATTTGAGCGGCAGCAATGTACTGCCGCATTTTGATCTGCCGCCGGACCTCTGGCCGGTTCGGGCGGACAAGGGGCAGATCGGCCAGGTGCTGGCCAACCTCATCATCAACGCCGTCCAGGCTATGCCGGCCGGCGGCTGTCTCCATGTGTCCGCGGTCAATATGGACAATCCCGGGGAAAGCCGGGCGCTATCCCCGTCCGGTCCATGGGTCCGCCTGTCCATCCGCGACGAAGGCACCGGCATCCCGGCCAAAATCATCGACCGGATATTTGATCCGTATTTTACCACCAAACAGAACGGAAGCGGCCTGGGGCTGGCCGTTGCCCATGGCGTCATCACCCGCCACGGCGGGCTCATCCGTGTAGACTCAACGCCTGATGTCGGCACCATTTTCACGATTTTTTTCCCGGCCGATCCGGCGGCCGCGATCGAATCCCCGCGGCAGGTTTCCCGGGCCGAAGAACCCGCCGGTCGAAAGCCCCGGCGTATCCTGTTCATGGACGACAATGAGGCCATCCGGAAACTGGGCGTAAGCATGCTGAATACTTTCGGACATTCCGTGGAAGTCTCCAGGGATGGTCAGGACGCCGTAGCGCAATATACCGCGACCATGGAACAGGGCAGCCCCTTTGATCTGGTGATTCTGGACCTGACCGTTCCCGGCGGCATGGGCGGAAGGGAAGCCGTGCAAAAGATCCTGGCTGTTGACCCTGGCGCCCGGGCCATTGTCTCCAGCGGCTACTCCTCTGACCCGGTTCTGTCCAATTACCGTGACTATGGTTTTGCCGGGGGACTGGTCAAACCGTTCACCATGGCCGCCCTGGAGGCCGAGCTCACGCGCGTTCTGGCCGATGATTGA
- the ettA gene encoding energy-dependent translational throttle protein EttA — MSTEPEKIIYTMMRVSKFYQTRQVLKEISLSYFYGAKIGVLGLNGSGKSSLLRIMAGVDPDFDGEAVLSPGHTLGFLEQEPQLDPEKTVKAVVEEGMSEAVGLINEYNAISEKFAEPMDDEAMEKLIERQGVLQEKIDHMDAWDIDSRLEMAMDALRCPPGDTPVKVLSGGEKRRVALCRLLLRKPDVLLLDEPTNHLDAETVAWLERHLQQYAGTVIAVTHDRYFLDNVAGWILELDRGRGVPWKGNYSSWLEQKQTRLKQEEKSESERQKTLQRELEWIHMSPKGRHAKSKARITAYENLLSQENEKLGGSLEIYIPPGPRLGQVVIEAEKVSKAYGDRFLFEDMNFALPAGGIIGVIGPNGAGKTTLFKMITGAEKPDSGTLRVGDTVQLAYVDQDRQSLDPDKSIWEVISGGADNIQLGNREMNSRAYVSRFNFSGTDQQKKTSMISGGERNRVHLACMLKQGGNVILLDEPTNDLDVNTMRALEEALEHFAGCAVVISHDRWFLDRIATHILAFESDSRVVWFDGNYSEYEADRKRRLGKEADQPHRIKYRPLTR, encoded by the coding sequence ATGAGTACGGAACCGGAAAAAATCATCTACACCATGATGCGGGTAAGCAAGTTCTATCAGACCCGGCAGGTATTGAAGGAAATTTCACTGTCCTATTTCTACGGCGCCAAGATCGGCGTGCTGGGACTCAATGGATCGGGCAAAAGCTCCCTGCTGAGAATCATGGCCGGTGTGGACCCGGATTTTGACGGCGAAGCGGTGCTGTCGCCGGGACATACCCTCGGGTTTCTGGAACAGGAACCGCAGCTCGATCCGGAAAAAACCGTCAAAGCCGTGGTCGAGGAAGGCATGAGCGAGGCGGTGGGTCTGATCAACGAATATAACGCCATCAGCGAAAAATTCGCCGAACCCATGGACGACGAGGCCATGGAAAAGCTTATCGAACGCCAGGGCGTACTTCAGGAGAAAATCGACCACATGGACGCCTGGGACATTGACTCCCGCCTGGAAATGGCCATGGACGCCCTGCGCTGCCCGCCGGGCGATACCCCCGTCAAGGTACTCTCCGGCGGCGAGAAGCGGCGGGTGGCCCTGTGCCGGCTTCTGCTCCGGAAACCGGACGTCCTGCTGCTGGACGAACCGACCAACCACCTGGACGCGGAAACCGTGGCCTGGCTGGAGCGGCACCTGCAGCAATATGCCGGCACGGTCATCGCCGTCACCCACGACCGCTATTTTCTGGACAACGTGGCCGGCTGGATTCTGGAGCTGGACCGGGGTCGCGGCGTGCCCTGGAAAGGGAACTATTCCTCGTGGCTGGAACAGAAACAGACGCGGTTGAAACAGGAAGAAAAATCGGAAAGCGAACGCCAGAAGACATTGCAGCGCGAACTGGAGTGGATTCATATGTCGCCCAAGGGCCGCCACGCCAAATCCAAGGCGCGCATCACCGCCTACGAGAACCTGCTCAGCCAGGAGAACGAAAAGCTGGGCGGGAGCCTGGAAATCTATATCCCGCCCGGTCCGCGCCTGGGACAGGTCGTGATCGAAGCGGAAAAAGTCAGCAAAGCGTACGGCGACCGTTTTTTATTTGAAGACATGAATTTCGCCCTGCCGGCGGGCGGCATCATCGGCGTCATCGGCCCCAACGGCGCCGGCAAGACCACGCTTTTTAAAATGATCACCGGCGCCGAGAAGCCCGATTCCGGCACGCTCCGCGTCGGGGACACCGTCCAGCTGGCCTACGTGGACCAGGACCGCCAGAGCCTGGATCCGGACAAGTCCATCTGGGAGGTGATATCCGGCGGCGCCGACAACATCCAGCTGGGCAACCGGGAGATGAACTCCCGGGCCTACGTCTCCCGGTTCAATTTTTCCGGAACCGATCAGCAGAAGAAGACCTCCATGATTTCCGGAGGCGAGCGCAACCGGGTTCATCTGGCCTGCATGCTCAAGCAGGGCGGCAACGTCATCCTGCTGGACGAACCGACCAACGATCTGGACGTGAACACCATGCGCGCCCTGGAAGAGGCCCTGGAGCATTTCGCCGGCTGCGCCGTGGTCATCAGCCACGACCGCTGGTTTTTAGACCGGATCGCCACCCACATCCTGGCCTTTGAAAGCGACAGCCGGGTGGTCTGGTTTGACGGCAACTACTCGGAATACGAGGCCGACCGCAAGCGGCGGCTGGGCAAGGAGGCGGATCAGCCCCACCGGATCAAGTACCGGCCGCTGACCCGCTGA
- a CDS encoding ATP-binding protein, whose product MSKQGKSRDGTLRSSGWARLQTWLTLMFLVLTLTLEGMMVLYWVRILEPLLTRKAEVTARSLARSHTQELAVLLENLMTRPAPPAIEADLRTALDRLLLLQDPDDGTPFVEGAALAVDYSVIPASEKSLDMESGKMDATAVFVSEIPLYSSGGRELMGVVRIHNSRVFLTRFKAEVRSAYFIGLTGGFLVLIVIWRLMIGQLRRIQRTETELLEQQAQMIHAGRLTAMGEMASGIAHEINQPLAIIRMASDGLNRYFEKQGEESMEARAAGKIVQQVQRASRIIDNMRSFVRAGSSAEAIISPAGPVEDALSFFREQFRIHEIDLTVEIADGLPDIRANAQKLEQIVVNLLSNARYAVEARKKNAGGEFRKAVAVRLVSDNGSGRVVLEVRDNGIGMSADEAERCLEPFYTTKPVGEGTGLGLSIVHTIVRESDMKIEIDSRPGQGSAFRVFMPVCSEKI is encoded by the coding sequence ATGAGTAAACAAGGGAAAAGCCGGGACGGAACACTGCGTTCATCGGGATGGGCGCGTCTCCAGACCTGGCTGACACTCATGTTTCTCGTGCTGACCCTGACCCTGGAAGGCATGATGGTCCTCTACTGGGTCCGGATCCTGGAGCCGCTCCTTACCCGCAAGGCCGAAGTCACGGCCCGTTCCCTGGCCCGGTCCCATACCCAGGAACTGGCCGTCCTCCTGGAAAACCTCATGACCCGGCCCGCGCCGCCGGCCATTGAGGCGGACCTGCGGACGGCCCTGGACCGGCTGCTGCTGCTCCAGGACCCGGACGACGGCACCCCCTTTGTCGAGGGCGCGGCCCTGGCGGTGGACTACAGCGTCATCCCGGCGTCCGAAAAGAGCCTGGACATGGAGTCGGGGAAGATGGACGCCACAGCGGTGTTCGTGTCCGAGATCCCCCTGTACTCGTCCGGCGGGCGGGAACTCATGGGCGTTGTCCGCATTCACAACTCCCGGGTCTTTCTCACGCGGTTCAAGGCGGAGGTGCGGTCTGCCTATTTCATCGGCCTGACCGGGGGCTTTCTGGTGCTCATCGTTATCTGGCGGCTGATGATCGGCCAGCTCCGCCGCATCCAGAGGACCGAAACCGAACTGCTGGAGCAGCAGGCCCAGATGATTCACGCCGGGCGCCTGACGGCCATGGGCGAGATGGCTTCGGGCATCGCCCACGAGATCAACCAGCCCCTGGCCATCATCCGCATGGCGTCGGACGGGCTGAACCGTTATTTTGAAAAGCAAGGCGAGGAATCCATGGAAGCCCGGGCTGCCGGCAAGATCGTGCAGCAGGTCCAGCGGGCCTCCCGCATCATCGACAACATGCGCTCCTTTGTCCGGGCCGGCAGCAGCGCCGAGGCAATCATTTCACCGGCCGGGCCGGTGGAGGATGCCCTGTCCTTTTTCCGGGAACAGTTCCGCATCCATGAAATCGACCTGACGGTGGAGATCGCCGACGGGCTGCCGGACATCCGCGCCAACGCCCAGAAGCTGGAGCAGATCGTGGTCAACCTGCTGTCCAACGCCCGGTACGCCGTGGAGGCAAGGAAGAAGAACGCGGGCGGGGAGTTCCGCAAGGCCGTTGCCGTCCGCCTGGTTTCCGATAACGGCAGCGGCCGGGTCGTGCTGGAGGTCAGGGACAACGGCATCGGCATGAGCGCCGACGAGGCCGAGCGCTGCCTGGAACCGTTTTACACCACCAAGCCCGTGGGCGAGGGGACCGGCCTGGGGCTTTCCATCGTTCACACCATCGTCCGTGAATCGGACATGAAAATCGAAATCGACAGCCGCCCCGGCCAGGGCAGCGCTTTCCGCGTTTTCATGCCGGTTTGCTCGGAAAAAATCTGA
- a CDS encoding YfiR/HmsC family protein gives MSDRYATYHEGRGPLKALCLALVLCLWAAAGFGGERDVRRAWVGLELFPTLLAADMDITARQDASGALPVLLLYRDDPATALDMADRLRRIDRVRGLSLRIETAGLDSLDNLGALSPAGVFLTQSAGDDLERVAAFCRERGILLFSPFEGDVENGAAAGIRVSDRIQPYVNLEAVRASGLRLKPFFLQVAVVYE, from the coding sequence ATGTCCGACCGCTATGCCACATATCATGAAGGAAGGGGCCCGCTGAAGGCGCTGTGCCTGGCCCTTGTCCTCTGCCTGTGGGCCGCGGCCGGGTTCGGCGGCGAGCGGGACGTGCGCCGGGCATGGGTCGGCCTGGAGCTTTTTCCGACCCTGCTGGCGGCGGACATGGATATCACCGCCCGGCAGGACGCCTCCGGCGCGCTGCCGGTTCTCCTGCTTTACCGGGACGACCCGGCCACGGCCCTTGACATGGCCGACCGCCTGCGCCGGATCGACCGCGTCCGCGGCCTCTCCCTGCGAATTGAAACAGCGGGGCTGGACTCCCTGGACAACCTGGGCGCCCTGTCGCCGGCCGGGGTTTTCCTGACCCAGTCCGCGGGGGACGACCTGGAACGGGTGGCCGCCTTCTGCCGGGAACGGGGCATCCTCCTTTTTTCTCCCTTCGAGGGAGATGTGGAAAACGGCGCCGCCGCCGGCATCCGCGTGAGCGACCGCATCCAGCCCTATGTCAATCTCGAGGCCGTCCGCGCTTCGGGCCTGCGTCTCAAACCCTTCTTCCTGCAAGTGGCCGTCGTGTATGAGTAA
- a CDS encoding TonB-dependent receptor: MRPGLFHRVLTAAMLCLGLWLTGAFPSLAGPDLPAGTPPAAADPGEEDLCRTLDYLTEIATRTRLNADDTPGMVTVLYGDDLENRGIRTVAEAVSLVPGMRLALAGENVWRMVIRGVPRAFSSGQVKILLDGTPLTTAFGVDPVPNMPIEQVDRIEVMRGPVSVIHGEFADAGVLNIITRKEGRRVFGGVGHHGVYTAGGAVGADNETGDVRFSLNAAGQKADGAALIAAPGLSSAMVDESEDSPDALASESLAPLARSPGGSSDEDKTYGSGIASLRAGALDVQAHGFSNRQNDFYDSRLEGISARHFFDPSDTVRVNWGLGWQVNRFRSDSDFYAAFDPAAASESCLYGYDYDQNEFRGQASVTADMLESQTLLLQGDFIRTNLDDVTAGEGADEIRYGDAQRRLTSLTLQDEIRVAKPVTLTAGLRYDHYNDIGDYTTPRLAAVWRLDPGGPPGPSHVLKAQVARSYRPAGFMDMTLAGAYGYDWDDELTGRADTLELGYICRSGPRLGRVTLYHSLIDPGRGVDALAEDDDIRSSGVEAEVEFPLIPEKLTFDGNISLNTLENDSDRVNDWMTNLILTARPWRPLALSLLYRFEDPHRFLPGTCVTGDAAMDEIHRLDLTATLTLAWLRGVTLRAGVKNLTGEDIRYPGYGDVFAYRSDEPGGIGLPPGEQRLSRWWWTGLSFEF; encoded by the coding sequence ATGAGGCCAGGCCTTTTTCACCGGGTGCTAACGGCGGCGATGCTCTGCCTGGGTCTGTGGCTGACCGGGGCTTTCCCGTCCCTGGCCGGGCCGGACCTTCCGGCCGGCACCCCGCCCGCCGCGGCGGACCCCGGTGAGGAAGACCTCTGCCGCACCCTGGACTATCTCACGGAGATCGCCACCCGCACCCGCTTAAACGCCGATGATACGCCCGGCATGGTCACGGTCCTCTACGGCGACGATCTGGAAAACCGCGGCATCCGCACCGTGGCCGAGGCCGTGTCCCTGGTGCCCGGCATGCGGCTGGCCCTGGCCGGCGAGAATGTCTGGCGCATGGTCATCCGCGGCGTTCCCCGGGCGTTCTCGTCAGGCCAGGTGAAAATCCTCCTGGACGGCACGCCCCTGACCACCGCTTTCGGCGTGGACCCGGTACCCAACATGCCCATCGAGCAGGTGGACCGCATCGAGGTCATGCGGGGACCGGTCTCGGTCATCCACGGCGAATTCGCCGACGCCGGCGTCCTTAACATCATCACCCGCAAGGAAGGCCGGCGGGTGTTCGGCGGTGTCGGGCATCACGGCGTTTACACCGCCGGCGGCGCGGTCGGCGCGGACAACGAAACCGGCGATGTCCGTTTCAGCCTCAACGCGGCCGGGCAGAAAGCCGACGGCGCCGCCCTCATCGCCGCCCCCGGCCTGTCGTCGGCCATGGTGGACGAATCGGAAGACTCGCCGGACGCCCTCGCTTCGGAAAGCCTGGCGCCCCTGGCCCGGTCTCCGGGCGGGTCCTCCGACGAAGACAAGACCTACGGGTCCGGAATCGCCTCCCTGCGGGCGGGCGCCCTGGATGTCCAGGCCCACGGGTTTTCCAACCGGCAGAACGATTTCTACGATTCCCGCCTGGAAGGCATCAGCGCCCGTCATTTTTTTGATCCCTCCGACACGGTCCGGGTCAACTGGGGCCTGGGGTGGCAGGTCAACCGCTTCCGGTCCGACAGTGATTTTTATGCCGCCTTTGATCCGGCCGCGGCGTCGGAATCCTGCCTTTACGGCTACGACTATGACCAAAACGAGTTCCGGGGCCAGGCCTCCGTTACCGCCGACATGCTGGAGTCCCAGACGCTGCTGCTCCAGGGCGATTTCATCCGGACGAACCTGGATGACGTCACCGCGGGCGAAGGCGCCGATGAAATCCGTTACGGGGACGCCCAACGCCGCCTGACCAGCCTGACGCTCCAGGATGAAATCCGGGTGGCAAAGCCTGTCACCCTGACGGCGGGCCTGCGCTACGATCATTACAACGATATCGGGGATTACACCACGCCGCGGCTGGCGGCGGTCTGGCGTCTTGATCCGGGCGGTCCGCCGGGCCCAAGCCACGTGCTCAAGGCCCAGGTGGCGCGGTCCTACCGGCCGGCCGGCTTCATGGATATGACCCTGGCCGGGGCTTACGGATACGACTGGGACGACGAACTGACCGGCCGGGCCGACACCCTGGAGCTCGGCTATATCTGCCGGTCCGGGCCCCGTCTCGGCCGGGTGACCCTGTATCACTCGCTCATCGACCCGGGGCGCGGCGTGGATGCCCTTGCCGAAGACGATGATATCCGTTCCAGCGGGGTCGAGGCCGAAGTGGAATTCCCCCTGATCCCGGAAAAACTGACCTTTGACGGCAATATTTCCTTAAACACCCTGGAGAACGACTCGGACCGGGTCAACGACTGGATGACCAACCTGATCCTGACGGCGCGGCCCTGGCGGCCGCTGGCCCTTTCCCTGCTTTACCGGTTCGAGGATCCCCACCGGTTCCTGCCGGGAACCTGTGTGACGGGAGACGCCGCCATGGACGAGATCCACCGGCTGGACCTGACGGCGACGCTGACCCTGGCCTGGCTGCGGGGCGTTACCCTGCGCGCGGGAGTGAAAAACCTCACCGGCGAGGACATCCGTTACCCCGGCTACGGCGACGTTTTCGCTTACCGTTCGGATGAGCCCGGCGGGATCGGATTGCCGCCGGGTGAGCAGCGCCTGTCCCGCTGGTGGTGGACCGGCCTGAGTTTTGAATTTTAA
- a CDS encoding beta-propeller domain-containing protein: protein MSNRRQSINVWLLAALLILSLCISACDNGSSSHSSQAKPEYYTAVAGDEMYSLNGEGDMAPTADEMDDGSRDVAREIEEADIIKVDGTRLYILNQYRGLYVCDIANPDSPSIMGRLAISGEPVDMYIRDGRAYVIVSLPQYLYYGIMETGGGMNNGIPTEGSRVTIADVSNPANPSALGTVSLEGRVTDSRIVGDILYVVSSEDFYYGWLGDAGGIIRSVTGETDGRQSYVASINIANPASAVEVDRETLEGASDYIHVTDAAIFVPSMAGYYSADRTTVTYVDISDPAGDIRKRGNITFPGSVQDKFKMDYAGGYFRVCSYEWNEEGGKSSLRVIDVNDPDNMAVTGTVELGHGEQLFATRFDGNRAYMVTFEQVDPLWVIDLSDPANPQIAGELTVPGWSTYIEPKGDRLIALGVDNENGWQVSVSLFDVTDPAGPSLVDRVSFGDQTGWSSSTAYDDVKALTIIDEMGLILLPYSTSSWTNDQYAYEERLQLVDFTADDLQARGWVTQEGSVLRSRTVNDRLFSVSGRQLQVINAADRDKPVVTASLGLMENIVDFEPLNSQYGVRVVQDDMGVTTLQAVPMRDPEYGTVAGQIDLESGDSFVALYGAGDKIYVVSNYWNYPGDGQIYRYDIYYEGATRVTVYDFANAAAPVKRGRVELEGSYYTAAQPDIYGLLYPYNYSQGEFLRLGQNAFVFVKPPRNNDYPILYADAEGGDDGTDVAAAVARSVTEDEGAGDEGDAGGDVPMLISTLDTGEEEPILISPYVEPGEGEEPVLISEPETEEPQETEVTVVDLSNADAPVVAAKTVLARPEASGYFVNGSTLCYSYFEEQEEKDELGRPRTQYFLGRLDLSDMSVPTELAGINIPGLCLGLNAAGDTGYTLNMEWVGTTDSRAFSFNTIQLDGDAAYALGQVDLGTTDYGWYYGYDYLLTGSRTYFTGFGQSSADQTVLKVIDTADPANLKTYDHPFSAGSWMYLMEASGTDVFLRVSDSIACYNLANPAVLTLDGYRSPGGWGNRIVFAGGNAYVPMGYYGLWVKSMN from the coding sequence ATGTCAAACCGGCGTCAATCAATTAACGTCTGGCTGCTTGCGGCGCTTCTGATCCTGTCGCTGTGCATCAGCGCCTGCGACAACGGCAGTTCGTCTCATTCGTCCCAGGCCAAACCCGAATATTACACGGCCGTGGCCGGGGACGAGATGTACTCGCTTAACGGCGAGGGCGACATGGCCCCGACAGCCGATGAAATGGATGACGGTTCCCGGGACGTGGCCCGCGAGATCGAGGAGGCGGACATCATCAAGGTCGACGGCACCCGGTTGTACATCCTCAACCAGTACCGGGGGCTTTACGTCTGCGATATCGCCAACCCGGACAGCCCGTCCATTATGGGCCGCCTGGCCATCAGCGGCGAGCCGGTGGACATGTATATCCGGGACGGCCGGGCCTATGTCATCGTGTCCCTGCCCCAGTACCTTTACTACGGCATCATGGAAACCGGCGGCGGCATGAACAACGGCATCCCGACGGAAGGGAGCCGGGTGACCATCGCCGACGTGAGCAATCCGGCCAATCCTTCAGCGCTGGGCACGGTATCCCTGGAAGGCCGGGTCACCGATTCGCGGATCGTGGGCGATATCCTCTATGTAGTTTCTTCCGAGGATTTTTACTACGGCTGGCTGGGTGATGCCGGCGGCATCATCCGTTCCGTGACCGGTGAAACCGACGGGCGGCAATCCTATGTGGCCTCCATCAATATTGCCAACCCCGCCAGCGCGGTGGAAGTGGACCGGGAAACTTTGGAAGGCGCTTCCGATTATATCCATGTAACCGATGCGGCCATATTCGTTCCTTCCATGGCGGGCTATTATTCAGCCGACCGGACCACCGTCACCTACGTGGATATTTCCGACCCGGCCGGCGACATCCGCAAACGGGGCAATATTACCTTCCCGGGCAGCGTTCAGGACAAATTCAAGATGGATTACGCCGGCGGTTATTTCCGGGTCTGCTCCTATGAATGGAACGAGGAAGGCGGCAAAAGCAGCCTGCGGGTGATCGATGTCAATGATCCGGACAACATGGCCGTGACCGGCACCGTTGAACTCGGCCATGGCGAGCAGTTGTTCGCCACCCGTTTTGACGGGAACCGGGCCTACATGGTTACCTTCGAGCAGGTGGACCCCCTCTGGGTGATCGACCTGAGCGATCCGGCCAATCCGCAGATCGCGGGCGAACTGACCGTGCCGGGCTGGTCCACTTATATTGAGCCCAAGGGTGACCGTCTGATCGCCCTGGGCGTGGACAACGAAAACGGCTGGCAGGTATCGGTCTCCCTGTTTGACGTGACCGATCCGGCCGGCCCCTCACTGGTGGACCGGGTCTCCTTCGGCGACCAGACCGGCTGGAGCTCGTCCACAGCCTACGACGACGTCAAGGCCCTGACCATCATCGACGAAATGGGCCTGATCCTGCTGCCCTATTCGACGTCGAGCTGGACAAACGACCAGTATGCTTATGAGGAACGCCTGCAGCTGGTGGATTTTACCGCCGATGATCTCCAGGCCAGGGGCTGGGTCACACAGGAAGGCAGCGTGCTGCGAAGCCGCACGGTGAATGATCGCCTCTTCTCCGTGTCCGGCCGGCAGCTCCAGGTCATCAACGCCGCCGACCGGGATAAACCGGTCGTTACGGCCTCCCTGGGCCTGATGGAAAACATCGTTGATTTCGAGCCGCTTAACAGCCAGTACGGCGTCCGGGTGGTCCAGGACGACATGGGCGTGACCACGCTTCAGGCAGTGCCCATGCGGGATCCGGAATACGGGACCGTGGCCGGCCAGATCGACCTGGAATCGGGCGACTCCTTCGTGGCGCTTTACGGCGCGGGCGACAAGATCTACGTGGTTTCCAACTACTGGAATTATCCCGGTGACGGGCAGATCTACCGCTACGATATTTACTATGAAGGCGCCACCCGGGTGACGGTGTACGATTTCGCCAACGCGGCCGCGCCGGTGAAACGGGGCCGGGTTGAACTGGAGGGCAGCTACTACACGGCCGCGCAGCCGGACATTTACGGCCTGCTCTATCCCTACAACTACTCCCAGGGCGAATTCCTCCGCCTGGGGCAGAACGCTTTCGTGTTCGTCAAACCGCCCCGGAACAACGACTATCCCATCCTCTATGCCGACGCCGAAGGCGGCGATGACGGCACGGATGTGGCGGCTGCCGTGGCCCGTTCCGTGACAGAAGATGAGGGCGCGGGGGATGAAGGTGATGCCGGCGGAGATGTGCCCATGCTGATCAGCACCCTGGATACCGGTGAAGAAGAACCCATTCTCATCAGCCCCTACGTCGAACCCGGCGAAGGGGAAGAGCCGGTCCTGATCAGTGAACCGGAAACGGAAGAACCGCAGGAGACCGAGGTGACGGTGGTGGATCTGTCCAACGCCGACGCCCCGGTGGTGGCCGCCAAGACCGTTCTGGCCCGGCCCGAAGCTTCCGGTTATTTTGTCAACGGCAGCACCCTCTGCTACAGCTACTTCGAGGAGCAGGAGGAAAAAGACGAACTGGGCCGTCCCCGGACCCAGTACTTCCTGGGCCGCCTTGACTTGAGCGACATGAGCGTCCCGACGGAGCTGGCCGGCATCAATATCCCCGGTCTTTGCCTGGGTCTGAACGCGGCCGGCGACACGGGATACACCCTGAACATGGAGTGGGTCGGCACGACCGACAGCCGCGCCTTCTCCTTCAACACCATCCAGCTGGACGGCGATGCCGCCTATGCCCTGGGCCAGGTGGACCTGGGTACCACGGATTACGGCTGGTACTACGGCTATGATTACCTGCTGACCGGCAGCCGGACTTATTTCACCGGCTTCGGGCAGTCCTCAGCCGACCAGACCGTCCTGAAGGTCATCGATACGGCCGACCCCGCCAACCTGAAGACGTATGACCATCCCTTCAGCGCCGGCAGCTGGATGTATCTGATGGAAGCCTCCGGAACCGACGTGTTCCTGCGGGTGTCCGACAGCATCGCCTGCTACAACCTGGCCAATCCCGCCGTCCTGACCCTGGATGGATACCGGAGCCCGGGCGGGTGGGGCAACCGGATCGTGTTCGCCGGCGGCAATGCTTACGTGCCCATGGGGTATTACGGCCTGTGGGTCAAGAGCATGAACTAA